From a region of the Criblamydia sequanensis CRIB-18 genome:
- the mtaB gene encoding tRNA (N(6)-L-threonylcarbamoyladenosine(37)-C(2))-methylthiotransferase MtaB: MTHQERQKYRVVSLGCRTNQYEGQAFQDQLEASGFSLASQNEAADICIVNTCTVTEQADSASRHEIKKLKKENPNSKIIVTGCFAENHPEDAASIAGVDKVVSNKDKENLLSLVYPEKEFPEFSVKRFNANTRAFVKVQDGCNSFCSYCIIPYVRGRSRSRSLDDILKEIQDLIDNGFKEIVLTGINIGDFDGGSENPPVRLAELVRKVDSMEGIHRIRVSSIDPDEVDEDLADAILNGKKTCHSMHVVLQSGSNVILKRMNRKYTRQIFFKTVDFLRSESPDFTFTTDIIVGFPGETEIDHLDTLSAMREVRFAKVHMFPYSDRERTKASSMPNKVSPSIISRRKQEVLRLSEKLSFELRESFLGREMTVLTEKREGQGKIEGHTENFLNVLIQSDTLKPNEIVRVKLIENTPAGLIGELL, encoded by the coding sequence ATGACTCACCAAGAAAGACAGAAGTACCGCGTTGTTTCCCTGGGCTGCCGAACCAATCAATATGAAGGGCAAGCTTTTCAAGATCAATTAGAAGCCTCAGGCTTTAGTTTGGCAAGTCAAAATGAAGCTGCCGATATTTGTATTGTTAATACGTGTACTGTTACAGAACAGGCGGATTCGGCCAGTCGGCATGAAATAAAAAAACTAAAAAAAGAAAACCCCAACAGTAAAATTATTGTCACGGGTTGCTTTGCTGAGAATCATCCGGAAGACGCCGCTTCAATTGCCGGAGTCGATAAAGTCGTCTCAAATAAGGATAAGGAAAACCTTTTATCTCTTGTATACCCTGAGAAAGAATTTCCTGAATTCAGCGTTAAAAGATTTAATGCCAATACAAGAGCTTTTGTAAAAGTCCAAGATGGCTGTAACTCCTTTTGCAGCTATTGCATTATTCCCTATGTGAGAGGAAGGTCTCGCTCAAGATCTTTAGACGATATTCTAAAAGAAATTCAAGACCTGATCGATAATGGCTTTAAAGAGATTGTCTTAACCGGAATTAATATTGGAGACTTTGACGGCGGTTCGGAAAATCCACCTGTACGGCTTGCAGAACTTGTTCGAAAAGTTGACAGTATGGAAGGGATACATCGTATACGAGTTTCTTCAATTGATCCCGATGAAGTGGACGAAGACTTAGCCGACGCCATTTTAAACGGAAAAAAGACCTGCCATTCCATGCACGTCGTTCTTCAATCCGGCTCTAATGTTATTTTAAAGAGGATGAATCGAAAATATACAAGGCAAATCTTTTTTAAGACGGTGGATTTTTTAAGAAGCGAGAGTCCCGACTTTACTTTTACAACAGACATTATCGTCGGTTTCCCGGGTGAAACAGAAATAGACCATCTAGATACTTTATCTGCGATGAGAGAGGTCCGTTTTGCAAAAGTCCATATGTTTCCCTATAGTGATCGAGAAAGAACTAAGGCGTCATCCATGCCAAATAAAGTCTCTCCTTCCATTATCAGTCGAAGAAAACAAGAAGTCTTACGTTTATCCGAGAAGCTAAGTTTTGAGCTGAGAGAATCTTTTTTAGGCAGAGAAATGACAGTCTTAACAGAAAAAAGAGAAGGTCAGGGAAAGATAGAGGGGCATACCGAAAACTTTCTAAATGTTTTGATCCAATCGGACACACTTAAACCAAATGAGATTGTTCGTGTTAAATTAATTGAAAATACACCTGCCGGATTGATCGGAGAGCTTCTCTAG